Proteins encoded in a region of the Acipenser ruthenus chromosome 11, fAciRut3.2 maternal haplotype, whole genome shotgun sequence genome:
- the LOC117426173 gene encoding adenosine receptor A2a-like isoform X2 codes for MLDADVIYIILELVIAVLAVLGNVLVCWAVCLNSNLQNVTNFFVVSLAVADIAVGVLAIPFAITISTGFCAHFHGCLFIACFVLVLTQSSIFSLLAIAIDRYIAIKIPLRTLLLCDLQHKERISINKMHCGIPFISELYRCTLALLQAPMTAPGEGAGHSTAEFPSCWNTCVFFPVRTPLDTCSACPAIWLY; via the exons ATGCTAGATGCTGACGTGATCTACATCATCCTGGAGCTGGTGATCGCTGTGCTAGCGGTGCTGGGCAACGTGCTAGTGTGCTGGGCGGTGTGCCTGAACAGCAACCTGCAGAACGTCACCAACTTCTTCGTGGTGTCGCTGGCGGTGGCGGATATCGCGGTGGGCGTGCTGGCCATCCCCTTCGCCATCACCATCAGCACGGGTTTCTGCGCCCACTTCCACGGCTGCCTCTTCATCGCCTGCTTTGTCCTCGTGCTCACCCAGAGCTCCATCTTCAGCCTGCTGGCCATCGCCATTGACCGCTACATTGCCATAAAGATACCCCTCAG AACTCTCCTGCTGTGTGACTTGCAACATAAGGAACGCATTtcaataaacaaaatgcattgcGGAATTCCCTTCATATCAGAACTTTACAGATGCACCTTAGCGTTGCTCCAGGCCCCTATGACAGCCCCAGGAGAAGGGGCAGGGCACAGCACTGCAGAGTTTCCTTCATGCTGGAACACTTGTGTGTTCTTTCCAGTTAGAACTCCACTTGACACATGTTCTGCCTGTCCTGCCATCTGGCTTTACTGA
- the LOC117426173 gene encoding adenosine receptor A2a-like isoform X1 — protein sequence MLDADVIYIILELVIAVLAVLGNVLVCWAVCLNSNLQNVTNFFVVSLAVADIAVGVLAIPFAITISTGFCAHFHGCLFIACFVLVLTQSSIFSLLAIAIDRYIAIKIPLRYNGLVTGQRAKGIIAICWVLSVIIGLTPMLGWNKCTSEATNSSTQVNPIKCTDDRMMPCLFENVVTMDYMVYFNFFAFVLVPLLLMLGIYLRIFMAARHQLQLIELKAIQGEKCRSILQKEVHAAKSLAIIVGLFAVCWLPLHIINCFTYFCPQCPRPPAWLMYLAIILSHGNSVVNPFIYAYRIREFRQTFRKIIRRHILAKKEHLFKSGGSNSTRTSVHTSMAENSTVKINGYALNMYTEENASKHCNEQKTPGENPAEQNLNKNKPLSDLHQYGQHLDLPHMQDLRQQNRDLPETFQNGDKPKLDKNAEVLYLQENEEFSKVHVNSVYQEKSSQCPGLTEVS from the exons ATGCTAGATGCTGACGTGATCTACATCATCCTGGAGCTGGTGATCGCTGTGCTAGCGGTGCTGGGCAACGTGCTAGTGTGCTGGGCGGTGTGCCTGAACAGCAACCTGCAGAACGTCACCAACTTCTTCGTGGTGTCGCTGGCGGTGGCGGATATCGCGGTGGGCGTGCTGGCCATCCCCTTCGCCATCACCATCAGCACGGGTTTCTGCGCCCACTTCCACGGCTGCCTCTTCATCGCCTGCTTTGTCCTCGTGCTCACCCAGAGCTCCATCTTCAGCCTGCTGGCCATCGCCATTGACCGCTACATTGCCATAAAGATACCCCTCAG GTATAATGGTCTGGTGACGGGTCAGCGAGCTAAAGGGATCATCGCCATCTGCTGGGTCCTCTCTGTCATCATTGGATTGACGCCCATGCTGGGCTGGAACAAATGTACTAGTGAGGCCACCAACAGCAGCACCCAGGTAAATCCTATAAAGTGCACAGATGACCGCATGATGCCTTGCCTCTTTGAGAACGTGGTCACCATGGATTACATGGTCTACTTCAACTTCTTCGCCTTTGTCCTTGTGCCCTTGCTGCTCATGCTGGGGATCTACCTGAGGATCTTCATGGCGGCTCGGCACCAGCTCCAGCTGATCGAACTCAAGGCCATCCAGGGGGAGAAGTGCCGCTCCATCCTCCAGAAGGAGGTCCACGCGGCCAAATCCTTGGCCATCATCGTTGGGCTGTTTGCCGTCTGCTGGCTTCCGCTCCACATCATTAACTGCTTCACCTACTTCTGTCCTCAGTGCCCACGGCCCCCGGCCTGGCTCATGTACCTGGCCATCATCTTGTCCCACGGCAATTCTGTGGTCAACCCATTCATCTACGCCTACCGGATACGGGAGTTCCGACAAACCTTCCGGAAGATCATCAGGCGACACATTCTGGCGAAGAAGGAGCATCTGTTCAAGAGTGGGGGAAGCAACAGCACCAGGACTTCGGTGCACACCAGCATGGCAGAGAATTCCACCGTCAAAATTAATGGCTACGCCCTGAATATGTACACAGAGGAAAATGCCAGCAAGCACTGTAATGAGCAAAAAACTCCCGGGGAGAACCCAGCTGAACAAaacctaaataaaaacaaacccctCTCTGATTTGCATCAATATGGACAACATTTAGACCTCCCACATATGCAAGATCTCCGACAACAGAACAGAGACTTGCCAGAGACTTTTCAAAATGGGGACAAGCCCAAGCTTGACAAAAATGCAGAGGTCCTATATCTGCAAGAGAATGAGGAATTCTCGAAGGTGCATGTCAATTCTGTGTACCAAGAGAAATCTTCACAGTGTCCAGGTCTTACGGAAGTGTCTTGA